One genomic window of Cystobacter fuscus DSM 2262 includes the following:
- a CDS encoding amidohydrolase produces MSASTPEARQTCIRDCDALVPGASGVLTLARHQDILIQGSRISEIRPTGAPLAPGVEVLEGQRMIAMPGLINTHAHVSMVIFRGLAEDVSIERWFNDFIWPLENNLTDADVYWGAMLGLIEMIEGGITTVADHYFSMDEVARAVEGAGTRAHLGWTAFSSRGYQELARTASFAERWKGGAEGRITTCMAPHAPYTCDDGLLRACVGHANRLGVGIHIHAAEDMNQTLASVNRRGLSPIQVLQDTGVLGVPTLIAHGGGLLPQDIELLVRHRAHVGIAHAPKTSLKLGMGLAPVRALRKAGVPVGLATDGAVSSNTLDLFEALRLLALSQKHDALDSEVMPLAEVLDIATRGSAAALGMGDRLGTLAPGYQADIVLVDTRGTHWQPLHDPMAGLVYSARASDVHTVMVDGRLLLRDRRLLTIDKERVLAEVASGMERLAQRVPGSRIQHYRP; encoded by the coding sequence ATGAGCGCTTCCACTCCCGAGGCACGCCAGACGTGCATCCGTGACTGTGACGCCCTCGTTCCGGGCGCGAGCGGCGTGCTCACCCTGGCGCGCCATCAAGACATCCTGATCCAGGGCTCGCGGATCTCGGAGATCCGCCCCACTGGAGCACCGCTGGCGCCCGGGGTGGAGGTGCTCGAGGGCCAGCGGATGATCGCCATGCCCGGGCTCATCAACACCCATGCGCACGTGTCCATGGTCATCTTCCGCGGACTGGCCGAGGACGTGTCCATCGAGCGGTGGTTCAACGACTTCATCTGGCCCCTGGAGAACAACCTCACCGACGCGGACGTGTACTGGGGCGCGATGCTCGGCCTCATCGAGATGATCGAGGGCGGCATCACCACGGTGGCCGACCACTACTTCTCCATGGACGAGGTGGCCCGGGCCGTGGAGGGCGCGGGGACGCGGGCGCATCTGGGGTGGACGGCGTTCTCCAGCCGGGGCTACCAGGAGCTCGCGCGGACCGCCTCCTTCGCCGAGCGCTGGAAGGGCGGAGCGGAGGGGCGCATCACCACGTGCATGGCTCCCCACGCGCCCTATACCTGCGATGACGGACTGCTGCGCGCGTGCGTGGGGCACGCCAACCGGCTCGGCGTGGGCATCCACATCCACGCCGCCGAGGACATGAACCAGACGCTCGCCAGCGTGAACCGGCGGGGACTCTCGCCCATCCAGGTGCTCCAGGACACGGGCGTGCTCGGCGTGCCCACCCTCATCGCCCATGGCGGCGGCCTCCTGCCCCAGGACATCGAGCTGCTCGTCCGTCACCGCGCACACGTGGGCATCGCCCATGCGCCCAAGACGTCGCTCAAGCTGGGCATGGGCCTGGCCCCCGTGCGCGCCCTGCGCAAGGCGGGCGTCCCCGTGGGGCTGGCCACCGACGGCGCCGTGAGCAGCAACACGCTCGACCTCTTCGAGGCCTTGCGGCTGCTCGCCCTGTCACAGAAGCACGACGCGCTCGACTCCGAGGTCATGCCCCTCGCCGAGGTGCTCGACATCGCCACGCGGGGCAGCGCGGCCGCGCTGGGCATGGGAGACCGGCTCGGCACGCTCGCGCCCGGCTACCAGGCCGACATCGTCCTCGTGGACACCCGCGGCACCCACTGGCAGCCGCTCCACGATCCGATGGCCGGCCTCGTCTACAGCGCCCGCGCCAGCGACGTGCACACCGTCATGGTGGATGGCCGGCTCCTCTTGCGCGATCGCCGGTTGCTCACGATCGACAAGGAGCGCGTGCTCGCGGAGGTGGCCAGCGGCATGGAGCGCCTGGCCCAGCGGGTGCCGGGCTCTCGCATCCAGCACTATCGGCCCTGA
- the ypfJ gene encoding KPN_02809 family neutral zinc metallopeptidase encodes MRWQGGRRSANVEDRRGQGVGRPLAYGGGAVSLVVALLVYLLGGNPEDVLPPSSQGPSVGVGTGGAGAQAESPAEAQLRDFVSVILADTEDTWPALLSAVGVRYVEPHLVLFSDAVESACGFQESAVGPFYCPGDQRVYLDLGFFQELDERFGAPGDFAQAYVVAHEVGHHVQNLLGVSGRVQAMRARSREDANGLSVLQELQADCFAGIWAHHAQKQRQVLERGDVEEGLKAASAIGDDTLQRRSRGHVVPESFTHGSSAQRVSWFRRGLEQGSLEACDTFGAAGSGDR; translated from the coding sequence ATGAGATGGCAAGGGGGACGGCGCAGCGCGAACGTCGAGGATCGGCGCGGTCAGGGCGTGGGGCGCCCGTTGGCCTACGGGGGCGGGGCGGTGTCCCTGGTGGTGGCCCTGCTGGTGTACCTGCTCGGGGGCAATCCCGAGGACGTGCTCCCGCCGTCTTCCCAGGGCCCCTCGGTGGGGGTGGGCACGGGAGGGGCGGGAGCCCAGGCGGAGAGTCCCGCCGAGGCGCAACTGCGGGACTTCGTGTCCGTCATCCTCGCCGACACCGAGGACACCTGGCCCGCGCTGCTGTCCGCCGTCGGGGTGCGCTATGTCGAGCCCCACCTCGTGCTCTTCTCGGACGCGGTGGAGTCGGCCTGTGGCTTCCAGGAGAGCGCGGTCGGGCCCTTCTATTGTCCGGGGGATCAGCGCGTGTACCTGGACCTCGGCTTCTTCCAGGAGCTGGATGAGCGCTTCGGCGCGCCGGGGGACTTCGCCCAGGCCTACGTGGTGGCGCACGAGGTGGGCCACCACGTGCAGAACCTGCTGGGCGTCTCCGGGCGCGTCCAGGCGATGCGTGCCCGTTCCCGGGAGGATGCCAATGGCCTGTCGGTCCTCCAGGAGCTGCAAGCGGACTGCTTCGCGGGCATCTGGGCCCACCACGCGCAGAAGCAACGCCAGGTGCTGGAGCGGGGTGACGTCGAGGAGGGACTGAAGGCGGCCTCGGCGATTGGCGATGACACGCTGCAGAGACGCTCGCGCGGCCACGTCGTCCCCGAGTCCTTCACCCATGGCTCCTCGGCGCAGCGCGTCTCCTGGTTCCGCCGGGGCCTCGAACAGGGCTCGCTGGAGGCGTGCGACACCTTCGGCGCGGCGGGCTCGGGAGACCGGTGA
- a CDS encoding tetratricopeptide repeat protein — translation MLVPGGRVTLQRMGSEQPPPEQPSDLVRDAEAAPRELPDGSAPGWERVRLVEQTLADWRELVRRDDALAGGGEVAESVVFLVRMGQLLKAEGRWEEARGCHEEFLRRMRGSEERWESDIASALLELGEIAEQQGRREDAWDHYEAVVQRFGSTQGPPPYDAVPAAQYRMGWLLCFQGRFDRARAAFKEMMLRYGHVPEDWLRVQAVQAHRGLAHVFHAEGRVDEALASLVELSRRHGDSTDTATRGVVLRALFDLGWMYQSSRDAGRARAHYEEVLRGCAELPMYSLDEEMIADTHHGLALLDWNEGQWARSESHFQEALRRYVALPVPRCREQHCRALTNLGWFYVKQERFEEAHRCLHEVVARYGESSEPALQEQVARALRTRGHALGARGLAEQSQEFYAELVRRFGESTDAAVLQEVAVGLNQAGRMWIGEARQCWKRGATSAVEDCLRRAQEMLEDCLRRAPREPIVRGNLAYLAFLQGRWEEAHARLEELVREGGEEVRQALLDEVREHTFYLDEKWSELVRKLAPG, via the coding sequence TTGCTCGTCCCAGGCGGACGCGTCACGCTCCAGCGGATGGGTTCCGAGCAGCCACCTCCCGAGCAGCCATCCGATCTGGTGCGGGACGCGGAGGCGGCACCCCGGGAACTCCCGGACGGGAGCGCCCCGGGGTGGGAGCGGGTACGTCTGGTGGAGCAGACCCTGGCGGACTGGCGGGAACTCGTCCGTCGCGATGACGCCCTCGCTGGGGGCGGCGAGGTCGCCGAGTCGGTGGTCTTCCTGGTGCGGATGGGGCAGCTGCTCAAGGCGGAGGGGCGCTGGGAGGAGGCGCGCGGCTGTCACGAGGAGTTCCTCCGGCGCATGCGCGGGAGCGAGGAGCGCTGGGAGTCCGACATCGCGAGCGCGCTCCTGGAGCTGGGGGAGATCGCCGAGCAGCAGGGACGGCGGGAAGACGCCTGGGATCATTACGAGGCGGTGGTCCAGCGTTTCGGCTCGACGCAGGGGCCCCCTCCGTACGACGCGGTGCCGGCCGCTCAATACCGGATGGGCTGGTTGCTGTGCTTCCAGGGCCGGTTCGACCGGGCCCGGGCCGCCTTCAAGGAGATGATGCTGCGCTATGGCCATGTCCCCGAGGACTGGCTGCGGGTGCAGGCCGTCCAGGCGCATCGGGGGCTGGCGCATGTCTTCCACGCGGAGGGCCGCGTGGACGAGGCCCTGGCCAGCCTCGTCGAGTTGTCGCGGCGCCATGGCGACTCGACGGACACCGCCACGCGGGGCGTGGTGCTCCGGGCGCTCTTCGACCTGGGGTGGATGTATCAATCCTCGCGGGACGCCGGACGGGCGCGGGCCCACTACGAGGAGGTGCTGCGCGGGTGCGCCGAGTTGCCCATGTACTCGCTCGATGAGGAGATGATCGCCGACACCCACCATGGTCTGGCGCTCCTGGACTGGAACGAGGGGCAGTGGGCACGGAGTGAGTCCCATTTCCAGGAGGCACTCCGCCGCTACGTCGCGCTTCCCGTGCCCCGGTGCCGGGAGCAGCACTGCCGCGCGCTCACCAACCTGGGGTGGTTCTACGTGAAGCAGGAGCGCTTCGAGGAGGCCCACCGGTGTCTGCACGAGGTGGTGGCGCGCTACGGGGAGTCGTCCGAGCCGGCCCTCCAGGAGCAGGTGGCCCGGGCGCTGCGCACGCGGGGTCATGCGCTCGGCGCGAGGGGGCTCGCCGAGCAGTCCCAGGAGTTCTACGCGGAGCTGGTGCGCCGGTTCGGCGAGTCGACCGACGCGGCCGTCCTCCAGGAAGTGGCCGTGGGGCTCAACCAGGCGGGCCGGATGTGGATCGGCGAGGCCAGGCAGTGCTGGAAGCGGGGCGCCACCAGCGCCGTGGAGGACTGTCTGCGCCGCGCCCAGGAGATGCTGGAGGACTGTCTGCGGCGCGCACCGCGCGAGCCCATCGTCCGGGGCAACCTGGCCTATCTCGCCTTCCTCCAGGGCCGGTGGGAAGAGGCCCACGCGCGGCTCGAGGAGTTGGTGCGCGAGGGCGGCGAGGAGGTGCGTCAGGCCCTGCTCGACGAGGTCCGGGAGCACACCTTCTACCTGGACGAGAAGTGGTCCGAGCTCGTGCGCAAGCTCGCTCCGGGATGA
- a CDS encoding M23 family metallopeptidase yields the protein MPPSPSLAAMRCLCTLMLALAGCQPGPPQTYRPPSPVVHVSSWGDFKSRFFGAPASSVEEDLDAAQAASEGIRAVLLALPQKERGRLLTRWLPAAPAPTSESSAPAPADAGVQPVAVLPTPPAPPKEVDLLTTVRGLLESQGSRDLALAAFFLGPEPVARARQRLRLPPERISLEKLAGRLPKRELRYAREARKWAGLYGLAWPVERGWRLSSQFGPRFHPVMGKVLEHQGVDIRMPVGTSVRAPAQGVVVGVREGRANGRWLELRHEGGLRTIFCHLSRVEVKRGQKVNRGQLVALSGQTGRVTGPHLHYQVKHSGAWVDPVGIRASAGLVATPLPWESEPQSAPTQAAMH from the coding sequence TTGCCCCCTTCACCGTCCCTCGCCGCCATGCGTTGTCTGTGCACGCTGATGCTCGCGCTCGCGGGTTGCCAGCCCGGGCCGCCCCAGACGTACCGGCCGCCCTCGCCCGTCGTCCACGTGTCCTCGTGGGGTGACTTCAAGAGCAGGTTCTTCGGAGCCCCGGCCTCCTCCGTGGAAGAGGACCTCGATGCCGCGCAGGCGGCGTCCGAGGGGATCCGCGCGGTATTGCTGGCCCTTCCCCAGAAGGAGCGTGGACGCCTCCTCACCCGGTGGCTCCCGGCCGCCCCCGCCCCCACCTCCGAGTCCTCCGCGCCCGCTCCGGCCGACGCGGGGGTACAGCCCGTGGCCGTGCTCCCCACGCCTCCCGCGCCCCCCAAGGAGGTGGACCTGCTCACCACCGTGCGCGGACTGTTGGAGAGCCAGGGCTCCCGCGATCTGGCGCTGGCGGCGTTCTTCCTCGGTCCGGAGCCGGTGGCGCGCGCGCGCCAGCGGTTGCGGCTGCCTCCGGAGCGCATCAGCCTGGAGAAGCTCGCGGGCCGGCTCCCCAAACGCGAGCTGCGCTACGCGCGCGAGGCCCGGAAATGGGCGGGGCTCTATGGCCTCGCCTGGCCGGTCGAGCGCGGCTGGCGGTTGTCGTCCCAGTTCGGCCCGCGCTTCCATCCCGTCATGGGCAAGGTGCTGGAGCACCAGGGCGTGGACATCCGCATGCCGGTGGGCACCTCCGTCCGAGCCCCGGCACAGGGCGTGGTGGTGGGTGTGAGGGAAGGCCGCGCGAATGGACGCTGGCTGGAGCTGCGCCATGAGGGCGGGCTGCGCACCATCTTCTGCCACCTGTCGCGCGTGGAGGTGAAGCGGGGGCAGAAGGTGAACCGGGGGCAGCTCGTGGCGCTCTCGGGCCAGACGGGCCGCGTCACCGGGCCCCACCTCCACTACCAGGTGAAGCACTCCGGAGCCTGGGTGGATCCGGTGGGCATCCGCGCCTCCGCCGGGCTGGTGGCCACACCCCTGCCCTGGGAGTCCGAACCCCAGTCGGCCCCCACGCAGGCGGCGATGCATTAG
- a CDS encoding chloride channel protein, protein MSLDKRARALGQWLVLGSLVGLVCGVASAIFLFLLEEATRWRTRHEVLVYFLPLAGLVLGALYGRWGASIRGGNNLVIDTVHEGGERLPARMAPMALLGTVLTHLFGGSAGREGTAVQMGASLADAVAHRLQVSPTTRRELLAAGIAGGFGSVFGTPIAGTVFGLEVVSVGRLNYEALVPALVAALVGDFVTRSLGIHHTAYPAVSPLALSPGVMGKWLVFGAAVAAVAVVFVEGVHFLKKRMEKAVPSLALRMALGGALLVVLWKAVGTSDYLGLGLPLIERAFVDPTLPPETFALKLLFTLLTLGTGLLGGEVTPLFVVGAALGNLLARPLGLPLELAAGVGLAALFGAAANTPLALSLMAVELLGAGVLPHVLIVTVTAYLLTGQRGIYPAQRIARLKHGGPLLERLLPLRELDERSRRP, encoded by the coding sequence ATGAGTCTGGACAAGCGCGCACGGGCCCTGGGGCAATGGCTCGTGCTGGGCTCCCTGGTGGGCCTCGTGTGTGGTGTGGCCTCGGCGATCTTCCTCTTCCTCCTGGAAGAAGCCACGCGCTGGCGCACCCGCCACGAGGTCCTCGTCTACTTCCTGCCGCTGGCGGGGCTGGTCCTCGGCGCCCTCTACGGCCGGTGGGGCGCGTCCATCCGGGGCGGCAACAACCTCGTCATCGACACCGTGCACGAGGGGGGCGAACGCCTTCCCGCGCGCATGGCGCCCATGGCGTTGCTGGGCACGGTGCTCACCCACCTGTTCGGCGGCAGCGCGGGCCGCGAGGGCACCGCCGTGCAGATGGGCGCGAGCCTCGCCGACGCCGTGGCCCATCGCCTCCAGGTCTCGCCCACGACGCGCCGGGAGTTGCTCGCCGCGGGAATCGCCGGAGGCTTCGGCTCCGTCTTCGGCACCCCCATCGCGGGCACCGTCTTCGGCCTCGAGGTCGTCAGCGTGGGCCGCCTCAACTACGAGGCGCTCGTCCCCGCGCTGGTGGCCGCCCTGGTGGGCGACTTCGTCACGCGCTCGCTGGGCATCCACCACACGGCGTACCCGGCGGTTTCCCCGCTCGCGCTCTCGCCGGGCGTCATGGGCAAGTGGCTCGTCTTCGGTGCGGCGGTGGCGGCGGTGGCCGTGGTGTTCGTGGAGGGCGTGCACTTCCTCAAGAAGCGGATGGAGAAGGCCGTCCCGTCCCTAGCGCTCCGCATGGCCCTGGGCGGTGCGCTCCTGGTGGTGCTCTGGAAGGCCGTGGGCACGAGCGACTACCTCGGCCTGGGCCTGCCCCTCATCGAGCGCGCCTTCGTGGACCCCACGCTGCCGCCCGAGACCTTCGCCCTCAAGCTGCTCTTCACCCTCCTCACGCTCGGCACGGGCTTGCTGGGCGGGGAGGTGACGCCGCTGTTCGTCGTGGGCGCGGCGCTCGGCAACCTGCTGGCGCGGCCGCTGGGCCTGCCGCTGGAGCTGGCCGCGGGCGTGGGGCTCGCCGCGCTCTTCGGGGCCGCCGCCAACACCCCCCTGGCGCTGTCCCTCATGGCGGTGGAGTTGCTCGGCGCGGGGGTGCTGCCCCACGTGCTCATCGTCACCGTCACCGCGTACCTGCTCACGGGGCAGCGGGGCATCTACCCGGCACAGCGCATCGCCCGGCTCAAGCACGGCGGGCCGCTGCTGGAGCGGCTGCTGCCCCTGCGCGAGCTGGACGAGCGCTCCCGCCGGCCCTAA
- a CDS encoding EamA family transporter gives MAPIDKLSLALTVLLSVLLLKEPMNWRLGLGVVLMVTGALLTLK, from the coding sequence GTGGCGCCCATCGACAAGCTCAGCCTCGCACTGACAGTGCTGCTCTCCGTGCTCCTGTTGAAGGAGCCCATGAACTGGCGGCTCGGCCTCGGGGTCGTCCTCATGGTAACGGGGGCCCTGCTGACCTTGAAATGA
- a CDS encoding EamA family transporter: MTWWSYALLSALFAALTAILAKVGVEGVPSTLATALRTVVILAFAWGIALARGEHHVLPSLGRKTLLFLVLSGVATGLSWLACFRALQLGPASRVWRPSTSSASH, translated from the coding sequence ATGACGTGGTGGAGCTATGCCCTGCTATCGGCCCTGTTCGCGGCGCTCACCGCGATTCTCGCCAAGGTGGGGGTCGAGGGCGTGCCGTCCACGCTCGCCACGGCCCTGCGCACCGTCGTCATCCTCGCCTTCGCCTGGGGCATCGCCCTGGCCCGGGGCGAGCACCACGTCCTGCCGTCCCTGGGCCGCAAGACGCTCCTCTTCCTGGTGCTCTCCGGGGTGGCCACCGGCCTGTCCTGGCTCGCCTGCTTCCGGGCGCTCCAACTCGGCCCCGCCTCGCGGGTGTGGCGCCCATCGACAAGCTCAGCCTCGCACTGA
- a CDS encoding SPASM domain-containing protein translates to MSQPPPEAHALVLAQRNFDALSEEERLHWSGQFPKAKPAPTLPYPERVIIELANTCNLDCPMCRIGANGVNLTRVMPLEAFRELATQLFPHVRQVRLNGLGESTLIPEFGAYLDVLARHPVQVELITNATGSVPIYTRMVDEGATLLFSWDAAQPTLFERLRRPAHWDVLSRTVQAVAEHAGRARRERQLFLLFTLQGANRAELPELVEQAARWGIPHLLVNVVKQRSDAWIQPCLKELLAVFAEAESRARRTGVRLFLPDTLAGHRVPLGSASPTAGSGCDRPWKEVVIRWDLDVQVCNMFNPYTYGNLALRPFERIWRGAFAQLFRENINSAHCHPYCRGCYYLKDVHVRRE, encoded by the coding sequence ATGAGCCAGCCGCCGCCCGAGGCCCATGCCCTCGTCCTCGCCCAGCGCAACTTCGACGCGCTGAGCGAGGAAGAGCGCCTTCACTGGAGCGGCCAGTTCCCGAAGGCGAAGCCCGCGCCCACGCTGCCCTATCCCGAGCGGGTCATCATCGAACTCGCCAATACCTGCAACCTGGATTGCCCCATGTGCCGCATCGGCGCCAATGGGGTGAACCTGACGCGCGTCATGCCCCTGGAGGCCTTCCGCGAGCTGGCCACCCAGCTCTTTCCCCACGTCCGGCAGGTCCGGCTCAACGGCCTGGGCGAGAGCACACTCATTCCGGAGTTCGGCGCATACCTGGACGTGCTCGCACGCCATCCCGTCCAGGTGGAGCTCATCACCAACGCCACGGGAAGCGTGCCCATCTACACCCGCATGGTGGATGAAGGCGCCACCCTGCTCTTCTCCTGGGACGCCGCCCAACCCACGCTCTTCGAGCGGCTGCGGCGCCCCGCCCACTGGGACGTGCTCTCGAGGACCGTCCAGGCCGTGGCGGAGCATGCCGGACGAGCCCGGCGCGAGCGGCAACTCTTCCTGCTCTTCACCCTTCAGGGCGCCAACCGCGCGGAGCTGCCCGAACTGGTGGAACAAGCGGCGCGCTGGGGCATCCCCCACCTGCTCGTCAACGTGGTGAAGCAGCGCAGTGATGCATGGATCCAACCGTGTCTGAAGGAACTCCTCGCCGTCTTCGCCGAAGCGGAGTCGCGGGCCCGGCGCACCGGGGTGCGGCTGTTCCTTCCGGACACCCTCGCCGGGCATCGCGTACCCCTGGGCAGCGCGTCTCCCACCGCGGGCTCCGGCTGTGATCGCCCCTGGAAGGAGGTCGTCATCCGGTGGGACCTGGATGTCCAGGTCTGCAACATGTTCAATCCCTACACCTATGGGAACTTGGCCCTGCGCCCCTTCGAGCGAATCTGGAGGGGAGCCTTCGCGCAGCTCTTCCGGGAGAACATCAACAGCGCCCACTGCCACCCCTACTGCCGGGGCTGCTACTACTTGAAGGACGTCCATGTCCGACGGGAATGA
- a CDS encoding radical SAM protein, with translation MSDGNELPPPPRNLFIEVTTECNLRCRQCHMWRSQEPSTSLSTREKTALLPPFAAWSPQALVVLTGGEPLLKQEEFFSLTRTCRQNALRVSVNTNATLVQEDTLERLLTEGPHYLVVSLDSHRPALHDWVRGRPGTYARVLSLLQRLLHRRNASRSSDLSILVNTIIFEGNVEELDAHVTFLRGLGVDGVSFQMLARTFMRASREDVFFARHFPREVSRVEAAIERLLKLKARGAPIVTTENDLRWMKLYARDPDFLGEQVCGSAERNMMVDQQGNVQLCFFMRELLDGRVIGNVREKSLRTLWESDLARHARGVMEGCRKNCGMLNCHRKQELS, from the coding sequence ATGTCCGACGGGAATGAGCTGCCCCCACCTCCGCGCAACCTGTTCATCGAGGTGACGACGGAGTGCAACCTGCGCTGCCGGCAGTGTCACATGTGGCGCTCCCAGGAGCCGTCCACGTCCCTGAGCACCCGGGAAAAGACGGCACTGCTCCCCCCCTTCGCCGCCTGGTCTCCCCAGGCACTGGTGGTGCTCACCGGCGGCGAGCCCCTGCTCAAGCAGGAAGAGTTCTTCTCGTTGACGCGAACCTGCCGCCAGAACGCGCTGCGCGTCTCGGTGAACACCAACGCCACCCTCGTGCAAGAAGACACCCTGGAGCGGCTGCTCACCGAGGGCCCCCACTATCTGGTGGTCTCCCTCGACTCGCATCGTCCCGCCCTGCATGACTGGGTACGCGGGAGACCCGGCACATACGCGCGGGTGCTCTCGCTGCTCCAGCGGCTGCTGCACCGGCGCAACGCCTCGAGGAGTTCGGACCTGAGCATCCTCGTCAACACCATCATCTTCGAGGGGAACGTGGAGGAGCTCGACGCCCATGTGACGTTCCTTCGGGGACTGGGAGTGGATGGGGTGAGCTTCCAGATGCTCGCGCGCACCTTCATGCGGGCGTCCCGCGAGGACGTTTTCTTCGCGAGACACTTTCCGCGAGAAGTCTCCCGCGTGGAGGCCGCCATCGAGCGGCTGCTCAAGCTGAAGGCCAGGGGCGCCCCCATCGTCACGACCGAGAACGACCTGCGTTGGATGAAGCTCTACGCCCGGGATCCGGACTTCCTGGGGGAGCAGGTGTGTGGCAGCGCGGAGCGCAACATGATGGTGGACCAGCAGGGGAATGTTCAGCTGTGTTTCTTCATGCGCGAGCTGCTCGATGGACGCGTGATTGGCAATGTCCGCGAGAAGAGCCTGCGCACGCTGTGGGAGTCGGACCTCGCCCGTCATGCCCGTGGCGTGATGGAGGGCTGCCGCAAGAACTGCGGAATGCTGAATTGCCACCGGAAGCAGGAGCTCTCATGA
- a CDS encoding glycosyltransferase, protein MSQNPLPALPLSVVVPCYGRVELTRKLLSSFAAAPDRFQVVLVDDASPEPLGQLMDEFRAHLDIDYIRQPRTRGPAAARNRGLSAARHTFVAFTDNDCIVQPHWARELTTHLRDASPQVAGVGGRTLAVGTDIFSRYYSYHKLLDPHAHQGRYLYVVTANCAFKRSTLDEVGGFDEDLRRPGGEDPGLCFKLLRRGYVLNYRPSAIVHHHYRPGLVDFARTLFRYGRGCRMQTDRYMPDLATAPTPVPAGPPGERDVTSRSA, encoded by the coding sequence ATGAGTCAGAACCCCTTGCCCGCACTGCCCCTGTCCGTGGTCGTGCCTTGCTACGGCCGCGTGGAACTCACCCGGAAGCTGTTGTCCTCGTTCGCGGCCGCGCCAGATCGCTTCCAGGTGGTGTTGGTGGATGACGCCTCCCCCGAGCCGCTCGGCCAGCTCATGGACGAGTTCCGCGCGCACCTGGACATCGACTACATCCGGCAGCCGCGAACACGAGGCCCCGCCGCGGCCCGGAATCGGGGGCTGTCCGCGGCCCGGCACACCTTCGTGGCCTTCACGGACAATGACTGCATCGTGCAGCCGCACTGGGCCCGGGAGCTGACCACCCACCTTCGAGATGCCTCGCCCCAGGTCGCTGGCGTGGGCGGCCGTACGCTCGCGGTGGGCACGGACATCTTCAGCCGCTATTACAGCTACCACAAGCTCCTGGATCCCCATGCGCATCAGGGCCGCTACCTGTATGTCGTCACGGCCAACTGCGCGTTCAAGCGGAGCACCCTGGACGAGGTGGGTGGCTTCGATGAAGACCTCCGTCGGCCGGGAGGAGAAGACCCTGGATTGTGCTTCAAGCTCCTGCGGCGCGGCTACGTGTTGAACTACCGGCCCTCGGCGATCGTCCATCATCATTACCGGCCGGGCCTCGTCGACTTCGCGCGCACCTTGTTCCGGTACGGCAGGGGCTGCCGCATGCAGACCGACCGGTACATGCCCGACCTCGCAACAGCCCCCACGCCGGTTCCGGCGGGTCCCCCCGGTGAACGCGATGTGACCTCCAGGTCCGCCTGA